Part of the Toxotes jaculatrix isolate fToxJac2 chromosome 8, fToxJac2.pri, whole genome shotgun sequence genome is shown below.
TCCCCCGGTGTCCCCGGTTCCGGAGCCGCATACAGCAGCCGGCGCGTTTCTGCACGGGAGCTCCCGTGCTGCCGCCGAGGATAGCCGCCGGCTTGACTCCGCCGGCGCCGCTGCCGGCGAGCCCGTGCAGGCAGGACATGGACACGGACACCGTCTTCTGGTGGCCGCCGCTATTGTTGTGGAGCTGCAGCGCTTCGCCGATTTTCGTCACCAGCGCGTCCACTTCTTTGGAGTCGACGGTGACGGACTGCTCCAGTAAGATGTAGTTCTCCTTCCGACAGGGCATTATGGCGGATGTTCGACGGGTCTCTGGCTGGATGGCTCAGTGTTTTGTTGCTGGGATGAATGAGAGCCGCGGGCCGCTCCTCG
Proteins encoded:
- the LOC121186374 gene encoding glycogen synthase kinase binding protein, with the protein product MPCRKENYILLEQSVTVDSKEVDALVTKIGEALQLHNNSGGHQKTVSVSMSCLHGLAGSGAGGVKPAAILGGSTGAPVQKRAGCCMRLRNRGHRGSSRASPYNIPGSNGDQDWDQFKPWNKKRIDVEEDDPRRLLQELILSGNLIKEAVRRLQFSAADCGDIPKAADNVSC